The stretch of DNA ACAATATTGAACCGTCACGAGGAGCACCTCATGCCCTACTCCCATATCCTGGTCGCCGTAGATCTGACCGAAGAGTGCGACCCAGTGATCCACCGCGCCCGAGAGCTGTCGGTGAGCAATGGCGCCAAGCTGTCGCTGGTGCATATCGTCGAACCAATGGCGATGGCGTTCGGCGGCGATGTGCCGATGGATCTGTCACAACTGCAACAGCAACAGTTCGATCAGGCCAAGGAGCGTCTTGAGCGCCTGAAAGCCAAATACTCAGAACTTGAAGGCGCCAACTGCCATCTGACCTATGGCCAGCCACGTCAGGAAATCCATCATTTCGCCAAGGAAAACCATTGCGATCTGATCGTGGTCGGCAGCCATGGCCGTCATGGCTTGGCATTGCTGCTCGGTTCCACGGCCAATGACGTGCTACACGGCGCGCCTTGCGATGTCCTCGCCGTTCACCTGATCAAACGCTGAAACACTGTTCATTGTGGGAGCGAGCCTGCTCGCGAAGGCGTCGGCACATTCAGCATTAATGCCGCCTGACACACCGCATTCGCGAGCAGGCTCGCTCCCCCATTAGGTCTCCACCCGCATATGAAAAGCCCGGCGCTCATCACTGAGCGCCGGGCTTTTTTGTTACCGGATCAATCAGGCATCCAGCTCGGCCCAACGCTCAACCAATGCATCCAGCTCAGCCTGCAATTGCTCCAGCGAAGCAATCACCTTGGCCGTCTCTGCCGCAGGGCGCTGATAGAAGCCAGCTTCAGCCATTTCGGCTTCCACGGCAGCAATCTGCTGTTCCTTCGCGTCGATATCGCCCGGTAACGCTTCCAGCTCGCGCTGCAGCTTGTAGCTCAGCTTCTTCTTGGCAACCGGTGCGGCAGCAGGCGCAGCAACCACAGCAGGCTCAGCGGTCACCACCGCTGAATTCAGGTCAGCCTTGCCCGACTTGCTCTCGGTCACGCCCAGCAGGCGCGGCGAGCCGCCCTGACGGATCCAGTCCTGATAGCCACCGACATATTCACGAACCTTGCCTTCACCTTCGAAGACCAGGGTGCTGGTGACCACGTTGTCGAGGAATGCCCGGTCGTGGCTGACCATCAGTACAGTGCCGTTGAAGGTCAGCAGCACCTCTTCGAGCAGTTCGAGGGTTTCCACGTCGAGGTCGTTGGTCGGCTCGTCGAGTACCAGCAGGTTCGCCGGTTTGCTGAACAGTTTCGCCAGCAACAAGCGTGCACGCTCGCCACCGGACAGCGCCTTGACCGGCGTGCGGGCACGCTGCGGGCTGAACAGGAAGTCGCCAAGGTAGCTCAGCACGTGGCGGCTCTGGCCGTCGATGTCGATGAAATCGCGACCTTCGGCGACGTTGTCGATCACGGTCTTTTCCAGATCCAGCTGATGACGCAACTGGTCGAAGTAGGCCACGTCGATCCGGGTGCCCTCTTCCACTTTGCCGCTGGTCGGTTGCAGACCGTTGAGCATCAGCTTGAGCAGGGTGGTCTTGCCAGTACCGTTGGCGCCGAGCAGACCGATACGGTCGCCGCGCTGCAGGACCATCGAGAAGTCCTTGATCAGGAACGGGCCGTCCGGGTGATGGAAGCTGACATTTTCCAGCACCATCACTTGCTTGCCGGACTTGTCGGCGGTTTCCAGCTGGATGTTGGCCTTGCCGGTGCGTTCGCGACGTTCGCTGCGCTCAACACGCAGGGCTTTCAGGGCGCGCACGCGGCCTTCGTTACGGGTACGACGGGCCTTGATGCCCTGACGAATCCACACTTCTTCCTGGGCCAGACGCTTGTCGAACAGCGCGTTGGCGGTTTCTTCAGCGGCCAGCGCGGCCTCTTTGTGTACCAGGAAGCTGGCGTAGTCGCCGTTCCAGTCGATCAGGCCGCCGCGATCCAGTTCGAGGATGCGCGTGGCAAGGTTTTGCAGGAAGGAACGGTCGTGCGTGATGAACAGCACGGCGCCCTGGAAATCCTTGAGTGCTTCTTCGAGCCAGGCGATCGCACCGATGTCCAGGTGGTTGGTCGGTTCGTCGAGCAACAGCAGATCCGGTTCGGACACCAGCGCCTGCGCCAGCAGCACGCGACGACGCCAGCCGCCGGACAACTCGGCGAGGGTCTTGTCGGCCGGCAGTTGCAGGCGACTCAGGGTGCTGTCGACCAGGGTCTGCAAGCGCCAGCCATCACGGGCTTCGAGGTCGTGCTGAACGTGCATCAGCTTGTCCAGGTCGGCATCGGTGACGATGTTCTGGCTCAGGTGATGGTATTCGGCGAGCAAGGCGCCAACACCGTCGAGACCCTCGGCAACCACGTCGAACACAGTCCGTCCGTCGGCCACAGGCAATTCTTGCGGCAACTCGCCAATTTTCAGACCGGGGGCACGCCACACCGAGCCGTCATCGGGCTTCTGGTCGCCCTTGACCAGTTTCATCATGCTGGACTTGCCAGTGCCGTTGCGGCCGATGATGCACACCCGCTCACCACGGGCGATCTGCCAGGACACCTTGTCCAACAACGGCATCGCGCCGAATGCAAGGGACACATCGCTGAATTTGAGCAGGGTCATGAGCTTCTCCAAAAACCGGGCGCGCATTCTACCTGAGTTAGGCCCTCAACAGGCCGGCAATTTGTCTGTCGAAGCACTCTGCACAACATTTGTTGCGAACTTGTGCTGCGAGACCGGCAAAGCTTTCGCCGGTTGCTGGCAAAAGGCTAAGCTACAGACAATTCAGTGCTGGCTGCGGCCGGTGCTTGTCATGATTTCTCTGCCCGGATGTCTCATGCGCAGTCGCCTTTTCAGTGTCTTGTCCTGTTTGCTACTTACCGCCGCTGCCGCTCAATCCGCCCAGGCGGTGGACCTGTCCACCCAACGCCAGTATTACGATGAAGCCAAGCGCGCCCTGGCCAAGGGCGATACCGGCCCGTACTTCCGTTACAGCCAGGCCCTGGCCGATTATCCGCTGGAACCGTACCTGGCCTACGACGAACTGACCGCACGTCTAAAGACCGCGAGCAACGCCGAGATCGAGAAATTTCTCGCCGAACACGGTGACCTGCCTCAGGCCAACTGGATGAAACTGCGCTGGTTGCGCTGGCTCGCCGACCGTGGTGACTGGGCAACCTTCGTCAAGTATTACGACCCGAAACTCAATTTCACCGAACTGGACTGCCTGAATGCGCAGTACCAGATCAGCAGCGGCCACAAAGCCGATGGTTACGCCAACGCCGACAAACTGTGGCTGACCGGCAAATCGCAACCGGCGGCCTGTGACGGACTGTTCGGGATCTGGGCCGCCGACGGCCAGTTGACCGAACAGAAACGCTGGGAACGCACCAAACTCGCAGCCCAGGCGCGCAACTATCCATTGGCCAACAGTCTGGTCAACGGCCTGACCACCCTCGCCCCGCGCGGTCGCTTGCTGGTGGATGTGGCGCAGAAACCCGAGCTGCTCAACCAGCCGTCGCGCTTCACCCCGGCCGACGAGCCGATGTCCGACGTGGTCAGCCTCGGCCTGCGCCGCCTCGCCCGTCAGGATCCGGATAAGGCCATGGCCCTGCTCGACGGTTACGCCAGCAGCATGCATTTCTCCCGTGACGAGAAAGTCGCGATTGCCCGGGAAATCGGCCTGACCCTGGCCCGGCGTTTCGACAGCCGTGCGCTTGACGTGATGACCAAATACGATCCTGAGCTGCGTGACAACACCGTTTCCGAATGGCGCCTGCGTTTGCTGTTGCGTCTGGCACGCTGGGACGATGCGTATCAGTTGACGCGTCGTCTGCCGCAGGATCTGGCGACCACCAACCGCTGGCGTTACTGGCAGGCCCGCAGCCTGGAACTGGCACAGCCACAGAACCCGGAAGCACAGACGCTGTACAAGAATCTGGCGAAGGAACGCGATTTCTATGGCTTCCTCGCCGCCGACCGCTCGCAACTGCCTTACTCGCTGATGAACAAGCCGCTGGTACTCAGTCAGGCCACCATCAACAAGGTGCGCAACACCCCCGGCGTGCGTCGCGCCCTGGAATTCCATGCCCGCGGGCAGATCGTCGACGGTCGCCGCGAGTGGTATCACGTCAGCCGTCATTTCAATCGTGACGAAATGGTCGCCCAGGCCAGACTGGCCTACGACCTGAAATGGTACTTCCCGGCCATTCGCACCATCAGTCAGGCGCAATACTGGGACGACCTGGACATCCGTTTCCCGATGGCGCACCGCGACACCCTCGTGCGTGAAGCCAAGACGCGTGGACTGCATTCGAGCTGGGTGTTCGCCATCACCCGTCAGGAAAGTGCGTTCATGGACGACGCCCGCTCCGGCGTCGGCGCCAGCGGCCTGATGCAACTGATGCCGGGCACCGCCAAGGAAACCGCGCGCAAGTTCAGCATCCCGCTGGCTTCGCCACAGCAAGTGCTCGACCCAGACAAGAACATCCAGCTCGGCGCCGCTTACCTGAGCCAGGTGCACAGCCAGTTCAACGGAAACCGCGTCCTCGCCTCCGCTGCCTACAACGCCGGCCCCGGTCGCGTCCGTCAGTGGCTGCGCGGCGCCGATCACCTGAGCTTCGACGTGTGGGTGGAAAGCATCCCGTTCGACGAAACCCGCCAGTACGTGCAGAACGTGCTGTCGTATTCGGTGATCTACGGCCAGAAACTCAACTCGCCGCAACCGCTGGTGGATTGGCATGAGCGGTATTTTGATGATCAGTGATTACACGGCTGACAGCGCGTAATGAAAAATGCCCTTATCCCAAGACAAGGGCATTTTTTATGTGCGCTGCCGGGTCGATCACTTAGTCGATTACAGGTTCGGTGACGGAGTTAGTTGTAGCGCCGTGACCATCATTGAACTGCAACGACGCCAGCCGCGCGTACAGCGGATTGCTCACGATCAGCTCCTGATGCGTACCGATCGCCACCAGTTTGCCCTGATCCATTACCGCGATCCGGTCGGCGTTTTTCACCGTGGCCAGGCGATGCGCAATCACCAGCGTGGTGCGGTTTTGCATCAGGCTGGGCAGAGCTTCCTGAATCAAGTGCTCACTCTGCGCATCGAGGGCGCTGGTGGCTTCGTCCAGCAACAGGATCGGTGCATCCACCAGCAACGCGCGGGCGATCGCCAAGCGCTGACGCTGGCCACCAGAAAGGCCGAGGCCGCCATCGCCCAGATGCGTCTGGTAACCGTTGGGCATTTTCTCGATGAAGTCATGGGCATGGGCGATTCGCGCCGCTTCCTTGACCTGCTCCAGCGTCGCGCCGGCATTACCGTAACGAATATTCTCTTCGACGCTGCCGAAAAACAGCGCAGGCGATTGCGAGACCAAGGCGAAATTACGGCGCAGATCCAGCGGATCGAGACTGCTCAGCGGCACACCGTCGATCAGGATCCGCCCTTCAAGCGGGTCATAGAAGCGCAGCAGCAGGTCGTACACCGTGGACTTGCCGGCGCCGGACGGTCCCACCAGCGCCAGCGTCTCGCCGGCCTTGATGGTCAGAGTCAGACCGTTGACAGCGTAGCTTTCGGGACGCGAAGGATAGGAAAAGCGCACATCCTGCAATTGCAGTTCGCCCTTGATCCGTTCCGGCAAGGTCACCAGTCCGGTAGTCGGTGGCAGGATGATGTTCTGCGAACCCAGCAGTTCGGCGATCCGTTCGGCGGCACCCGCCGCACGCTGCAATTCACCGATCACCTCGCTCAGGGTACCGATGGCACTGCCGACGATCAGGCTGTAGAAGACGAACGCTGCCAGTTCACCACCGGTGATTCGACCGGCAATCACGTCCATGCCGCCCACCCACAACATCACCGCCACCGCGCCCAGCACCAGAACGATCACCATGGTGATCATCCAGGAACGCTGAAAAATACGTTTACGCGCCGTGTCGAATGCGTCCTCGACCGTTGACGCGAAACGTCGCTCATCCTGCACCTGATGGTTGTAGGCCTGCACGGTCTTGATCTGACCCAGGGTTTCGGAAACGTAGCTGCCGATATCCGCGACCCGGTCCTGGCTCAGCCGCGACAGATTGCGCACGCGCCGACCGAAAATCAGAATGGGAGCAACCACGAACGGCAAGGCAATCACCACGATGCTGGTGAGTTTCGGGTTGGTGACGAACAGCAGGACCACCCCGCCGATCACCATCAACAGGTTGCGTAGAAACATCGAGAGTGACGAACCGATCACCGATTGCAGCAACGTCGTATCAGCGGTCAGTCGCGACTGAATTTCCGAACTGCGGTTGTTCTCGTAGAAACCGGGGTGCAAGTACACCAGATGGTTGAACACCTCGCGCCGGATATCCGCCACGCAGCGCTCACCGATCCACGACACCCAGTAAAACCGCGCGAACGTGCCGATCGCCAGGCCAAGCACCATCAACATGAAGATGCCGATGCTCTGGTTCAGTTGGTGCGGCGACTGCGTCATGAAGCCCCGATCGACCAGCAACTTGATCCCCTGCCCCATCGACAACGTGACGGCCGCGGTGACGATCAACGCCAACAGCGCACCACAAACTTGCCAACGGTAAGGCGCCAGAAATCGACTGGTCAGACTCAGCGCTCGACGGTGCCGGGAGGAAAGCTTCGAGATCATTCAGGTACACATCCGTGTTGGTGAAAGGGCTAGCCTAAACCTTCTATGGGGCGCAACTCTGTAAATCACAATGAGTCAGGTTAAATATGCCCCCAAAGACTAGGCCATAGTTGCTATTGGTCTAATGTCCCGGTTGAGACAAGCGGTCATTTCTGTTGGAGTGGAGGTGCCGCTTTTGACAGACCCAAAGGTGTTGTCACAGCCTGGTCACGTGGCGGTTTTAATCTACGCGTACAACCTGATGAGGAGACAGGCCATGTCCTTGCAACACAGCAGCGAAGACAAGATTCAAGTGATCCGCACCAAGCCCGGCCAACCTCTGGGTTGCTCCATTATTGACAAGGATGGGCGTGAAGTACCGATCACTGAAGACATGATCCAGAACGCATGCCGCGAACTGGAGAAGCGATTGGTCAAGCCTGCCGAACAAAAGTGATATAGCCACCGTCTTCCTGACCCGGCCCCTTTTGGCCGGGTTTTTTCTGCCTGCCAATCAGACCGCAGTGCGCCCTTCGCGAGCAGGCTCGCTCCCACAGGAGATCTTCAGTTAATGAGAGATCCATGTGGGAGCGAGCCTGCTCGCGAAAAAGGCCGACTCGGTTCTAGACAGCCTCCGCCCCCAGCGCCGCCACAATCTGTTGCAACTGCGGCGAGTTCCCTTCGATTCGCACCTTCAAGCCCTCAATCTCGCGTCGCACCGGATACTGCTTGCGCAACACATCGAACGCCGCACGCTGCTCACCGACATTGCCTACAAGACTGCGGCGAAAGTCCGCATCGTCGCGGCGCGGGTCGTATACCCCACGGCACAACATCGCCAGCGCCCAAGCCGGATCACTGTCGGCGTGCAGGGTCACTTGTGACAGCCACGGTGCTGGCAGCAGCTCACTGAGCTGGATGCTCACCGGTTGGCCGATGAACTCGCAGTACGCCTCATAGATCTGCGCCGTGCCGCGCTGTTTGCCATCCAGGCTGTAACCGGCAATGTGCGGTGTTGCCAGCACGCAGAGTTCGGCCAGCGCCACATCGACCTCGGGTTCTGCTTCCCAGACGTCGAGCACCGCTTGCAGGTCTTCGCGCTGCAGCAGCACTTTGC from Pseudomonas sp. P8_229 encodes:
- a CDS encoding universal stress protein; the protein is MPYSHILVAVDLTEECDPVIHRARELSVSNGAKLSLVHIVEPMAMAFGGDVPMDLSQLQQQQFDQAKERLERLKAKYSELEGANCHLTYGQPRQEIHHFAKENHCDLIVVGSHGRHGLALLLGSTANDVLHGAPCDVLAVHLIKR
- a CDS encoding ATP-binding cassette domain-containing protein, whose amino-acid sequence is MTLLKFSDVSLAFGAMPLLDKVSWQIARGERVCIIGRNGTGKSSMMKLVKGDQKPDDGSVWRAPGLKIGELPQELPVADGRTVFDVVAEGLDGVGALLAEYHHLSQNIVTDADLDKLMHVQHDLEARDGWRLQTLVDSTLSRLQLPADKTLAELSGGWRRRVLLAQALVSEPDLLLLDEPTNHLDIGAIAWLEEALKDFQGAVLFITHDRSFLQNLATRILELDRGGLIDWNGDYASFLVHKEAALAAEETANALFDKRLAQEEVWIRQGIKARRTRNEGRVRALKALRVERSERRERTGKANIQLETADKSGKQVMVLENVSFHHPDGPFLIKDFSMVLQRGDRIGLLGANGTGKTTLLKLMLNGLQPTSGKVEEGTRIDVAYFDQLRHQLDLEKTVIDNVAEGRDFIDIDGQSRHVLSYLGDFLFSPQRARTPVKALSGGERARLLLAKLFSKPANLLVLDEPTNDLDVETLELLEEVLLTFNGTVLMVSHDRAFLDNVVTSTLVFEGEGKVREYVGGYQDWIRQGGSPRLLGVTESKSGKADLNSAVVTAEPAVVAAPAAAPVAKKKLSYKLQRELEALPGDIDAKEQQIAAVEAEMAEAGFYQRPAAETAKVIASLEQLQAELDALVERWAELDA
- a CDS encoding transglycosylase SLT domain-containing protein, translating into MRSRLFSVLSCLLLTAAAAQSAQAVDLSTQRQYYDEAKRALAKGDTGPYFRYSQALADYPLEPYLAYDELTARLKTASNAEIEKFLAEHGDLPQANWMKLRWLRWLADRGDWATFVKYYDPKLNFTELDCLNAQYQISSGHKADGYANADKLWLTGKSQPAACDGLFGIWAADGQLTEQKRWERTKLAAQARNYPLANSLVNGLTTLAPRGRLLVDVAQKPELLNQPSRFTPADEPMSDVVSLGLRRLARQDPDKAMALLDGYASSMHFSRDEKVAIAREIGLTLARRFDSRALDVMTKYDPELRDNTVSEWRLRLLLRLARWDDAYQLTRRLPQDLATTNRWRYWQARSLELAQPQNPEAQTLYKNLAKERDFYGFLAADRSQLPYSLMNKPLVLSQATINKVRNTPGVRRALEFHARGQIVDGRREWYHVSRHFNRDEMVAQARLAYDLKWYFPAIRTISQAQYWDDLDIRFPMAHRDTLVREAKTRGLHSSWVFAITRQESAFMDDARSGVGASGLMQLMPGTAKETARKFSIPLASPQQVLDPDKNIQLGAAYLSQVHSQFNGNRVLASAAYNAGPGRVRQWLRGADHLSFDVWVESIPFDETRQYVQNVLSYSVIYGQKLNSPQPLVDWHERYFDDQ
- a CDS encoding ABC transporter transmembrane domain-containing protein, whose amino-acid sequence is MISKLSSRHRRALSLTSRFLAPYRWQVCGALLALIVTAAVTLSMGQGIKLLVDRGFMTQSPHQLNQSIGIFMLMVLGLAIGTFARFYWVSWIGERCVADIRREVFNHLVYLHPGFYENNRSSEIQSRLTADTTLLQSVIGSSLSMFLRNLLMVIGGVVLLFVTNPKLTSIVVIALPFVVAPILIFGRRVRNLSRLSQDRVADIGSYVSETLGQIKTVQAYNHQVQDERRFASTVEDAFDTARKRIFQRSWMITMVIVLVLGAVAVMLWVGGMDVIAGRITGGELAAFVFYSLIVGSAIGTLSEVIGELQRAAGAAERIAELLGSQNIILPPTTGLVTLPERIKGELQLQDVRFSYPSRPESYAVNGLTLTIKAGETLALVGPSGAGKSTVYDLLLRFYDPLEGRILIDGVPLSSLDPLDLRRNFALVSQSPALFFGSVEENIRYGNAGATLEQVKEAARIAHAHDFIEKMPNGYQTHLGDGGLGLSGGQRQRLAIARALLVDAPILLLDEATSALDAQSEHLIQEALPSLMQNRTTLVIAHRLATVKNADRIAVMDQGKLVAIGTHQELIVSNPLYARLASLQFNDGHGATTNSVTEPVID
- a CDS encoding PA1571 family protein, which encodes MSLQHSSEDKIQVIRTKPGQPLGCSIIDKDGREVPITEDMIQNACRELEKRLVKPAEQK